The sequence CGTTCAGGTCGATCGTGTCGTAGCGCAGGCCCACCTGCCACATGCCGCCGGCCGGGTTGTTCGGCAGCGGGGTGGTCGGCGTGCCGTTCTTGTAACCCCAGGTCTCGCCAGTGATGTTCCAGAGGCCCGAGATGTAGCCGGCCGAACCGGAGAAGTCACCCGCGGCCGAGTTGTAGCGCGAGGTGTCCGACTTCATGTACTCGCCCTGCAGCTTGAACGGACCGGTCACCCAGAACGATTCGAAGCCCAGCGTCGAGATGCGGTCGGTGTTGCGCAGGTTGCCGGTGTCGACGATGCGGTTCGACAGGTCGGCCAGCGGGCGGGCGCGCCACTGCACGGTGTCGCTGTCGGTGTCGTAGTCGTTGTACGACAGGCCGAGGTGCAGGATCGAGCCGGCGGTGTTGATCGGCGCCCAGTAACCGCGCACGCCCCAACCGTTGCCGTGCGGCGTCGGCGACGGGTGCTCGGTCAGCTCGCGCGTGAACCAGCTGCCGGCGATCGCCCAGTTGTTGTCGCCGTACTGGTACATCGCGCCCAGGCGGCGGGCGATGCCGAAGGTGTTGGTGACCGAGGCCTTCGCAACGAAGTCATTGTTCTTCGTCGACGACAGTTCTTCCAACGAGTTCAGCTGCTTGAACTGGCCGATCTGGAAGAAGTGGTTCGCGTTGCCCTGGATCTTGTATTTCGCGTTGAGGTCGAGCCACTTGTCGGCCTTCGCGTCGTAACCGGCCACCCACTCGATGTTGCCCGGGCCCTTGCCCTTGAGCACGAGTTCGGCGCGGCGCATTTCATAGTCGCCGTCGCCGCCGTCGGGGCCGTCGGAGCTGAGCTGGGCGAAGTCTTCGGAATACCAGTCCAGGTCGGCCTGGACGAGGCCTTCGAACGTCACTTCGGAATCGCCGATCACGTCGATGGCGACCTGCGCGTGGGCGGCAGGAGCGGCGAAGAAGCCGAGCGCGCCGAGCAGCGCGAGGGACAGGGTGCTGCGGGTCAGATTCATGGTATTGCCCTTCGGGCGGGTTGGGTGAGGACGCCGCGCAGCGTAGGGCGTGAATCTTTCGTTATTGTGACAAGTTGCGACCGCGTGACACCGGCGCGTCAGAAGCTGGTGCAAGCGTTTTCTCGTTGTAGCGGCATAGATCGCGGATCGGGCAGCCCGGGCAATTGGGCTTGCGCGCGGTGCAGGTGTAGCGGCCGTGCAGGATCAGCCAGTGGTGGGCGTCGCGCAGGAACTCCTCCGGGACGACGTGAAGGAGGTTGTCTTCCACTTGTCGCACATCCTTGCCGGGCGCAAGGCCGGTGCGGTTGGCGACGCGGAAGATGTGGGTGTCCACCGCCATGGTCGCCTCACCAAACGCGGTGTTCAGCACCACGTTCGCGGTCTTGCGGCCGACGCCGGGCAGGGCTTCGAGGGCTTCGCGCGTGCGCGGCACCTGGCTGTCGTATTGCTCGACCAGCGTGCGACTGAGTGCGATCACGTTCGCGGCCTTGGTGTTGAACAGGCCGATGGTCGCGATATGGCGCTTGAGCTTCTCTTCACCGAGCGCCACCAGTGCGGCCGGCGTGTTGGCGACGGGGAAGAGCTTGCGCGTGGCCTTGTTCACGCCGACGTCGGTGGCCTGCGCGGAGAGCACGACGGCGACCAGCAGTTCGAAGGGCGTGGTGTATTCGAGTTCGGTGGTCGGCCTGGGGTTGAGCTCGCGCAGGCGCGTGAAGAGTTCGGTGATTTCGGCGCGCGTAAGTTTGCTGCGACGCGTGCGCGGCTTCTTCTTTGCGACGGCCATGCTGTCAGTCGGGTTTGTGTTGCGCGGCGCGGGCCTTGGCGCGCGCGAGCGCGGCGGCGGCGGCCGGGGGCAGGGCGGGTGCGGAGGTGGCGGTCGCTTGCAGCGGTGCACGCTTCGCATCGCGCTCGCGCTGGCGACGTGCCAGGCGCAGCGTGCGGTCGCGGAAGCGTTCGCGTGCCGCGAGGGCGTTGTGGCGTTCCTCGCGTGCATGCGCAAGCGCTGCGCGGCACGCGGGCGTGCACGCGCTGCATTCGATCGCATCGAGCAAGCCGGCGTCGATCGCGCCATCGAGGTCGTCGACGCGCAGTGCGGCGACGATGCGATGCGCGGCGTGCCCGTCGGCCGCCGCGCATCCGCATTGCACGCACGCGACCATCAGCGGCCGGAGAACGCGGGCTTGCGACGTTCGAGGAACGCGCTGGTGCCTTCGCGCATGTCCTGCGTGGAGAACATCAGGCCGAACTGCGCGCTTTCGTATTCCAGGCCTTCTTCGATGCCGCACTCGCCGCCGACGTTGATGCAATCCAGGATGCCGCGCAGCGCGAGCGGTGCGGCGTTGGCGAACTGGTCGGCCAGCGCCATCGTCTGCGCTTCGAGTTCGGCAGCGGGAACGACGCGGTTGACGATGCCCAACTGCATGGCGCGCGCGGCGTCGATCGGCGCACCGGCCAGGCACAGCTCGAGCGTCGCGGCGCGACCGGCCAGGCGCAGCAGGCGCTGCGTGCCGCCGAAGCCCGGGATCAGGCCGAGGTTGATCTCGGGCTGGCCGACCTTGGCGGTGTCCGCGGCGATGCGCAGGTGGCAGCTCATCGCGAGCTCCAGCCCGCCGCCGAGGGCGAAGCCGTTGATCATGGCGATGACGGGCTTGGGCATCTTCTCCACGCGCCGCATCATCCGTTGCCCGCGCAGGGAGAAGTCGCGACCGTCGACCGGGGACAAGGTGTTCATCTCGGCGATGTCGGCGCCGGCCACGAAGGCCTTCGGGCCGCTGCCGGTGAGCACGATGGCGCGCACTGCCGGATCCGAAGCGGCCGTGTCGAAGGCCTGGTGCAGGGCATCGAGGGTGGCGGCGTTCAAGGCGTTCAGCTTGTCCGGGCGATTCACTGTGAAAACGCGAACGGCGCCGCGGTCGGCGGTGAGCAGGACGGGGTCGGACATGGGGATTCCAGGAGGCTCGTGAGGGTCGGAATGCGGGGTTTTCAAACCGTGCGGAACTTCGCGCTCGGGGCCCGGTCACAGGGCCCGGTCGTCAGTAGCGATTCAGCGCTGGCGCCGCTATCCTAGCGCGCCCTTCCGGGACCAACGGACGGGCATTCCTTTTTCAGAGAGGTCGTACCCGAATGAAGTTGCGTTTGCTCGCCGCCGCCATGGCGGCCCTGACCCTGACGGCCGGCGTCGCGTCCGCACAGGACACCACGACCGAGAAGGGCAAGGTCAGTTACTACTTCGGCTACCAGTTCGGCCGCGACCTCGTAGACAGCGGCGAGCAGGTCGACCTGCCGACGGTGTACAAGGCCATGCAGGACGGTTACGCCAAGAAGCAGCCGTCCGTCACCGAAGAACAGATGCGCCCGGCCGTGCAGGCCATGCAGAAGCGCCAGCAGGCCAAGATGGAACAGGCCAAGGCTGCGTATGAAAAGGCCGCCGCCGAGAACAAGACCAAGAGCGACTCGTTCCTGGCCCAGAACAAGGCGAAGCCCGGCATCAAGACCCTGCCGAGCGGCGTGCAGTACCGCGTGATCGAAAGCGGCACCGGCGCCAAGCCGACCACCGGCAGCACCGTCGACCTCGAAGTCCTCGGCCCGTTCGGTTACGGCCAGCGTCCGCCGGAAGCCGCCAACGCCAAGGCCCAGCCGCTCTCCGGCATCAAGATGAGCGACGTCGAGATGACCGGCATGCGCGAAGCGCTGCAGCAGATGCCGGCCGGTTCGAAGTGGGAAGTCTTCCTCCCGCCGGACAAGGCCTACGGTGCGAACCCGCGTTCGCCGTTCCCGCCGAACGTCGCTGTCTCGTTCGAAGTGAAGCTGGTCAGCGTCAAGTAATCGCCAGCAGCACGATGTACAAAGAACGCCGGCCCCGCGCCGGCGTTCTCTTTTTCAACACGGACCTGTTGCAGACTCCCCACGTGTATTCGTCGTCCTTCCGCGCAGTCCTCAGCCCTTGCATCGGCGTATGCCAGCTCGACGAGCGCGGGCTGTGCGTCGGTTGCCGCCGCACGACCGCGGAGATCGCGCGCTGGGGCCAGATGAACGACGACGAGCGCCTGCGCCTGATGGACGTGGTGTTGCCGATGCGCGCGCCATCCGACACGCGATGATCGGGCTGGACCTTCCCCACCTGCGCGCCGTGTTGCATCCGGTCGAACATCCGCCGACCGGGCCGGGCTGGAACCACGCCGAACTCGTGGGCCTGCTGCCCGATCTTCCCTGGCGCGAAGCCGCGGTGCTCGTCGGCCTGGTCGCGCGCGACGCGGGATGGCAGGTGCTGCTCACGCGCCGCACCGACGACCTGCGGCACCACGCCGGCCAAGTGAGCTTCCCCGGCGGGCGCATCGAATCCGACGACCGCGACGCCATCGCCGCGGCGTTGCGCGAGAGCTTCGAGGAAATCGGCCTGTCGCCCGAACGCGTCTCGCCCGTCGGCTTCCTGGATCCGCTGTGCACGATCACCGGCTTCCGGGTGCTGCCCGTGGTGGGCATCGTCGCGCCGGAGTTCGTGGCACGCCCGGATCCGGGCGAGGTGGCCGAAGTCTTCGAGGTTCCGCTCGACTACCTGCTCGACCCGCGCAACCTGCTCGCCACCGATGTTTCCGCCATCCTGGGTCGTCCGATTCCCGACGGACGGCCGCGCAAGGTGCTGGAATTCGTGGATAGGGGTAACCCGCGGCAACGGATCTGGGGCGCGACCGCCTCGATCCTCTTCAATCTCAGGGAACGCATTGCCACGACCACCGTCCCGGGCTGAGCCCGCGACGCGACGTCCGACAAGGAGAGGCACATGACCGGCTGGACCACCCTCGTGCAGGCGGAAACGCTCGCGATCGCCCTCGGGCGCCCCGACATCGCGATCGTCGATTGCCGGTTCTCCATCCAGAACCCCGGTGCCGGCGAAAGCGCCTACCTGATCGGGCACCTGCCCAACGCGGTGTACGCGCACCTGGACCGCGACCTGTCGAACATCGGCAAGCAGGGCGTCGGCCGCCACCCGTGGCCGGACGCGGGGACCTTCACCACCAAGCTCGGCGAGTGGGGGATTTCGCCGCAGACGCAGGTGATCGCCTACGACGATGGCGAAGGCGCGCACGCGGCGCGTTTCTGGTTCCTGATGCGCGAACTCGGGCACGAGAAAGTGGCCGTGCTCGACGGCGGTTGGAAGCGCTGGACGGCGCTCGGCCTGCCCGTCGATTCGAGCGTGAAGCGACCGATCACCACCCGCTACAACGGCACCTTCGACACCTCGCGCCTGCTCGATGCCGACGACGTGCAGCAACGCCTCGCTGCGGGCGAAGTGTTGATCGATGCACGCGGTGCGGACCGCTTCCGCGGCGAGAACGAAACGATCGATCGCGTCGCGGGGCACGTGCCCGGCGCGGTGAGTCGTCCGTTCCCGACCAACCTCGACGACCACGGGCGCTTCAAGACGCCCATGCAGCTCGCCGACGAATTCCGCGCGCTGCTTGGCGGCAAGACGGCGGAGGAAACGATGGTGATGTGCGGCTCGGGCGTGACGGCCTGCCACCACTTGCTGGCGATGGAACGCGCGGGCCTGCGCGGCGCGCGCTTGTACACGGGCTCGTGGAGCGGTTGGATCTCCGATCCGTCGAGGCAGATCGCGACCGGGGCCTGAGGCTTACTTCCCGAGTCGCGCAATCAACGCCTTCAGGCCGGCCTGCGTATCGGGCTGGCTCCATGCATCCACGAACGATGCGAGCTGGATCCGCTCCGGCTGCATCGCCGCCACGACATCCGCGCGCGAAATCGCACGCGTGCGCAGCATCGGTTCGCGCGGCAACGCGATCAGCGCTTCGAGCCACAGGCGCGCGCGCGTAGCGACGTTGTCGATGTCCGTCAGTTCGTCCACCAGGCCGATCGCATGCGCCTGCGCGCTGTCGAGCATTTCGCCGGCGACGAGCAAGCGCTCCGCGCGATGCAGGCCGACGACGCGACGCATCAACCATTGCACGCCTTCCGGCGCGACCAGGCCCACCTGGGTTTCGTTGAGCCCGAGGCGATAGGGGCCTTCCGCCATCACGCGGTAGTCGCAGCACAACGCGAGCACGCATCCGCCCGCGGGCGCATGGCCGGCCAGCGCGGCCACGACCGGCACCGGTGTTTCGGCGATCGCACGTGCGCAATCGAAGAACGCCGACCACGCGGTCATCAGCGCGGCGCGATCGTCGCCGAGCGAGAGCAGGTAGGGCACGTCCAGGCCCGCCGAAAATACCTTCGGGCCGCCCGACAGCACGATGCCCTGCGCGCCGTCGCGCACCGCGGCGGCGAGGGCTTCGCGCAGGTCATTGCACAGCGCCGGATTCAGCGCGTTGACCGGCGGGCGCGCCAGCTTCAGTTCGACGATGGGGCCGTGATCGATGCGTTCGACGAGCGACATTCGGGCATCCTTTCGTGGGGGCGACCGGTATCATAGGCCGCATGGAAATCCTTCGCCGCGCCACCTTCGCCCTCATCCTCGCCGCCTCTGCCGTTGCGCCCGCGTGCGCGAAAGGCAAGGCCGATTGCGTTCCCGTCGTTCGCGAAGGCTGGATCCGCCTGGTGCCCGGCGGCATGCCCATGCACGCTGGCTTCGGCCGCATCGAGAACAAGTGCGCGATGCCGGCCACCATCGTCGGTGCGCGCAGTCCCGCCTACGACAGCGCCGAGTTGCATGAGACGAAGATCGTCGACGGCGTGAACCGCATGCGCGCGGTGCCCGAGTTGCGCATCGCACCCGACGACGCGGCCGTGCTCAAGCCCGGCGGCCTGCACCTGATGCTGATGGATCCGCATGCGCCGCTGAAGGTCGGCAGCAAGGTCGTGATCGAATTCCCGCTGCAGGACGGGCGCGTGGTGCGCGGCGAGTTCGACGTGCGCGCGCCTGACGCCGTCGCGCCCTAAGGCGCGCTGGCGGCGTTCGCCATTTCGCGCACTGCGTCCGGCAACGGGATCGGTCGCCCGGTCGACGGATCGATCCACACCATCACCACGTGGCCGTCGGCGTAGAGCGTCGCGCCGTCCGGCGATTCGATGCGATGGCCGATCGTCACGCTCGTGTTGCCCGCGCGATCGGCGAACAGCGACACCTCGACGTCCGCGGGGTAGGGAATCGGCGCGCGGTAGTTCAATTGCACCGCTGCCAGCAGCGGCATCATCGTGTCGTTCAACCATTCGCGCTGCAGCGATTCGAACCAACGGATGCGCGCTTCCTCCAGGAACGTGAGGAAGGTGGAATTGTTGACGTGGTTGAACGCGTCCAGGTCGCGCCAGCGCAACGCCATGGGCATGCGGAACAAGGCCGTGCGCGCGGGCTCGCTCATGCAGCGGACTTCCGCTTGCCCGGCTTGGCATCCTTCGCCGCCTTCTTCGCGGCCTTCTTCGCCTCTTCCTTTTCAGCCTTGGTCGGCGGGCGCGGGGCTTCCGGTCGCGGCGAGGGCGCAGGCTTCGTCGGCTTGGCTTCCGTGCCGAGCACCTTCGCGAGGAAGCGCCCGGTGTGCGAATGCCCGATGCCGGCGATGTCCTCCGGCGTGCCCGCCGCGAGGATCATGCCGCCGCGATGGCCGCCTTCGGGGCCGAGGTCGATCACCCAGTCCGCCGTCTTGATGACGTCCAGGTTGTGCTCGATCACCACGATCGTATTGCCGTCGTCGCGCAGCTTGTGCAGCACGGCGAGCAGATGCTCGATGTCGTGGAAGTGCAGGCCGGTGGTGGGCTCGTCGAGGATGTAGAGCGTGCGGCCGGTATCGCGCCGCGAGAGTTCCTTCGACAGCTTCACGCGCTGCGCTTCACCACCCGAGAGCGTGGTCGCCGGCTGGCCGAGCTTCACGTAGGTCAGGCCCACGTCCACCAGTGTTTCGAGCTTGCGTGCGATTGCGGGCACCGGTTCGAACAGCGAGAGCGCATCTTCGACCGTCATCTCCAGCACGTCGTGGATGCTGTAGCCCTTGTAGAGGATCTCCAGCGTTTCGCGGTTGTAGCGCTTGCCGTGGCAGACATCGCAGGGCACGTACACGTCCGGCAGGAAGTGCATCTCGACCTTGATCAGGCCGTCGCCCTGGCACGCCTCGCAACGGCCACCGCGCACGTTGAAACTGAAACGCCCCGGCGAATAACCGCGCGCACGCGATTCGGGCACGGAAGCGAAGAGCTCGCGCAGCGGCGTGAACAAGCCGGTGTAGGTCGCCGGATTCGAACGCGGCGTGCGGCCGATCGGCGACTGGTCGATGTCGACGACCTTGTCGAACAGGTCCAGGCCGTTCACTTCGCGATACGGCGCGGGTTTGTGCGAGGCGCCGTTGATCTCGTTGGCGGCCAGCGCGTAGAGCGTGTCGTTGATCAGCGTCGACTTGCCGGAACCCGACACGCCGGTGATGGCGGTGAACAGGCCCGCGGGAATCTCGAGGTCGACGTTCTTGAGGTTGTTGCCCGTCGCGCCGGACAGATGCAACTGCATCTTCTTGTTCGGCTTGTGGCGGTGCGCCGGCACGGCGATCTGCTTCTTGCCGCTCATGTACTGGCCGGTGAGCGAGCGCGGTGCCTTGAGGATGTCGGCGAACACGCCCTGCGCGACGATCTCGCCACCATGCACGCCTGCACCGGGGCCGATGTCGACGATGTGGTCGGCCAGGCGGATCGCGTCTTCGTCATGCTCGACGACGATGACGGTGTTGCCCAGGTCCCTCAAGCGCGTCAGCGTGCCGAGCAGGCGTTCGTTGTCGCGCTGGTGCAGGCCGATCGAAGGCTCGTCGAGCACGTACATTACGCCCACCAGGCCGGCACCGATCTGCGAAGCAAGGCGGATGCGCTGCGCTTCGCCGCCGGAGAGCGTGTCGGCCTTGCGTTCGAGCGTCAGGTAATCCAGGCCCACGTCGACGAGGAAGCGCAGGCGCTCTCCGATTTCCTTGACGATCTTGACCGCGATCTCGCCGCGCCAGCCGGGCAGTTCGAGGTGGTGGAAGAAGGTGAGCGCTTCATCGACCGGTAGCACCACGATGTCCGACAGCGGCTTGTCCGCGACGAACACGTTGCGCGCGGAGCGGTTCAAGCGCGCGCCACCGCATTCCACGCACGCGCGCTCGCTGATGTACTTGGCGAGTTCCTCGCGCACCGCGGCGCTTTCGGTTTCCTTGTAGCGGCGTTCGAGGTTCGGCAGGATCCCTTCGAACTTGTGCTTGCGCTGCGTGCGCCCGCCCGCTTCGGTGAGGTAGGTGAAGGTGATCGTGTCGTTGCCGCTGCCATGCAGCACGGCGTTGCGCTGTTCTTCGTCCAGCTCCTGCCACGCGGCGTCGACGTCGAAGCCGTAGTGGCGCGCGAGCGAAGCGATCAGCTGGAAGTAGTAGACGTTGCGGCGATCCCATCCGCGCACGGCGCCCGCGGCGAGCGAGAGCTCCGGATGCACGACCACGCGCGAGGGATCGAAGAACTGGCTCACGCCCAGGCCGTCGCAAGTCGGGCACGCGCCCACCGGCGAGTTGAACGAGAACAGGCGCGGCTCGAGCTCCGGCAGCGAGTAGTCGCACACCGGGCAGCTGTACTTCGACGAGAACAGCAGCGGCGCGGCGTTCGTGTCGTCGATCGCCTGCACGATGGCCATGCCGTCGCCGAGCTTCAGCGCGGTCTCGAAGGATTCGGCCAGGCGCTGCTTGAGGTCCTCGCGGACCTTGAAGCGGTCGATCACCGCTTCGATCGTGTGCTTCTGGCGCAGCGCGAGCGGCGGGACGGCGTCGATTTCGTGCAGCACGCCATCCACGCGCACGCGCACGAAACCCTGCGCGCGCAGTTGTTCGAACACCTGCGCGTGCTCGCCCTTGCGTTCGCGGATCACCGGCGCGAGCAGCATCCAGCGTTGCTCGGCGAGCTTCGGGTCGCGGCCGAGGGCCAGCACCTGGTCGACCATCTGGCTGATGGTCTGCGCTTCCAGCGGATAGCCGTGGTCGGGGCAACGCGGGGTGCCCACGCGCGCGAACAGCAAGCGCAGGTAATCGTAGATCTCGGTGATGGTGCCGACGGTGGAGCGCGGGTTGTGCGAGGTCGCCTTCTGTTCGATCGCGATCGCCGGGCTCAGCCCCTCGATGTGGTCGACGTCGGGCTTCTCCATCACGCTCAGGAACTGCCGCGCGTAGGCCGACAGCGATTCGACGTAGCGACGCTGCCCTTCGGCATAGATGGTGTCGAAGGCCAGCGACGATTTGCCCGAACCGGACAGGCCGGTGATGACGATCAGCTTCTCCCTGGGCAGGTCGATGTCCAGGTTCTTGAGGTTGTGCGTCCGCGCGCCGCGGATGCGGATGAAATCCATCGCCATCGAAAGAGGAGTCCGTGAGCGGGAGCCGTGGCCGAACCACTGAGCGTAGCCGAAAAGGTGGGGACAAATACGTCCGTCACCAGCCTGCGCGCGCGGCGGCGCGCAGGCGCCTGCTCATCCTCCTGAACAGCACTCCGAAGGCGATCAGCGCAGGACGGTGAACTCCATCCGGCGGTTCTTCGCCCGGCCTTCCTCGGTGCTGTTGTCGGCGACCGGCTTGTCCTGCCCGTAGCCCTTGCTGGTCAGCAGCGCCGGATCCACGCCA comes from Lysobacter sp. KIS68-7 and encodes:
- a CDS encoding porin — its product is MNLTRSTLSLALLGALGFFAAPAAHAQVAIDVIGDSEVTFEGLVQADLDWYSEDFAQLSSDGPDGGDGDYEMRRAELVLKGKGPGNIEWVAGYDAKADKWLDLNAKYKIQGNANHFFQIGQFKQLNSLEELSSTKNNDFVAKASVTNTFGIARRLGAMYQYGDNNWAIAGSWFTRELTEHPSPTPHGNGWGVRGYWAPINTAGSILHLGLSYNDYDTDSDTVQWRARPLADLSNRIVDTGNLRNTDRISTLGFESFWVTGPFKLQGEYMKSDTSRYNSAAGDFSGSAGYISGLWNITGETWGYKNGTPTTPLPNNPAGGMWQVGLRYDTIDLNDGEIVPGATPTSPPRVVGALGGEMDSWTLGVNWYWRSNFKFMLNYVIVDSSKFIGTTSATYANDPANNNVAFNRIVNDKPDILEARFQFYW
- a CDS encoding FKBP-type peptidyl-prolyl cis-trans isomerase N-terminal domain-containing protein, which produces MKLRLLAAAMAALTLTAGVASAQDTTTEKGKVSYYFGYQFGRDLVDSGEQVDLPTVYKAMQDGYAKKQPSVTEEQMRPAVQAMQKRQQAKMEQAKAAYEKAAAENKTKSDSFLAQNKAKPGIKTLPSGVQYRVIESGTGAKPTTGSTVDLEVLGPFGYGQRPPEAANAKAQPLSGIKMSDVEMTGMREALQQMPAGSKWEVFLPPDKAYGANPRSPFPPNVAVSFEVKLVSVK
- a CDS encoding thioesterase family protein, encoding MSEPARTALFRMPMALRWRDLDAFNHVNNSTFLTFLEEARIRWFESLQREWLNDTMMPLLAAVQLNYRAPIPYPADVEVSLFADRAGNTSVTIGHRIESPDGATLYADGHVVMVWIDPSTGRPIPLPDAVREMANAASAP
- a CDS encoding enoyl-CoA hydratase-related protein, with product MSDPVLLTADRGAVRVFTVNRPDKLNALNAATLDALHQAFDTAASDPAVRAIVLTGSGPKAFVAGADIAEMNTLSPVDGRDFSLRGQRMMRRVEKMPKPVIAMINGFALGGGLELAMSCHLRIAADTAKVGQPEINLGLIPGFGGTQRLLRLAGRAATLELCLAGAPIDAARAMQLGIVNRVVPAAELEAQTMALADQFANAAPLALRGILDCINVGGECGIEEGLEYESAQFGLMFSTQDMREGTSAFLERRKPAFSGR
- the uvrA gene encoding excinuclease ABC subunit UvrA yields the protein MAMDFIRIRGARTHNLKNLDIDLPREKLIVITGLSGSGKSSLAFDTIYAEGQRRYVESLSAYARQFLSVMEKPDVDHIEGLSPAIAIEQKATSHNPRSTVGTITEIYDYLRLLFARVGTPRCPDHGYPLEAQTISQMVDQVLALGRDPKLAEQRWMLLAPVIRERKGEHAQVFEQLRAQGFVRVRVDGVLHEIDAVPPLALRQKHTIEAVIDRFKVREDLKQRLAESFETALKLGDGMAIVQAIDDTNAAPLLFSSKYSCPVCDYSLPELEPRLFSFNSPVGACPTCDGLGVSQFFDPSRVVVHPELSLAAGAVRGWDRRNVYYFQLIASLARHYGFDVDAAWQELDEEQRNAVLHGSGNDTITFTYLTEAGGRTQRKHKFEGILPNLERRYKETESAAVREELAKYISERACVECGGARLNRSARNVFVADKPLSDIVVLPVDEALTFFHHLELPGWRGEIAVKIVKEIGERLRFLVDVGLDYLTLERKADTLSGGEAQRIRLASQIGAGLVGVMYVLDEPSIGLHQRDNERLLGTLTRLRDLGNTVIVVEHDEDAIRLADHIVDIGPGAGVHGGEIVAQGVFADILKAPRSLTGQYMSGKKQIAVPAHRHKPNKKMQLHLSGATGNNLKNVDLEIPAGLFTAITGVSGSGKSTLINDTLYALAANEINGASHKPAPYREVNGLDLFDKVVDIDQSPIGRTPRSNPATYTGLFTPLRELFASVPESRARGYSPGRFSFNVRGGRCEACQGDGLIKVEMHFLPDVYVPCDVCHGKRYNRETLEILYKGYSIHDVLEMTVEDALSLFEPVPAIARKLETLVDVGLTYVKLGQPATTLSGGEAQRVKLSKELSRRDTGRTLYILDEPTTGLHFHDIEHLLAVLHKLRDDGNTIVVIEHNLDVIKTADWVIDLGPEGGHRGGMILAAGTPEDIAGIGHSHTGRFLAKVLGTEAKPTKPAPSPRPEAPRPPTKAEKEEAKKAAKKAAKDAKPGKRKSAA
- a CDS encoding copper chaperone PCu(A)C; amino-acid sequence: MEILRRATFALILAASAVAPACAKGKADCVPVVREGWIRLVPGGMPMHAGFGRIENKCAMPATIVGARSPAYDSAELHETKIVDGVNRMRAVPELRIAPDDAAVLKPGGLHLMLMDPHAPLKVGSKVVIEFPLQDGRVVRGEFDVRAPDAVAP
- a CDS encoding enoyl-CoA hydratase/isomerase family protein, whose amino-acid sequence is MSLVERIDHGPIVELKLARPPVNALNPALCNDLREALAAAVRDGAQGIVLSGGPKVFSAGLDVPYLLSLGDDRAALMTAWSAFFDCARAIAETPVPVVAALAGHAPAGGCVLALCCDYRVMAEGPYRLGLNETQVGLVAPEGVQWLMRRVVGLHRAERLLVAGEMLDSAQAHAIGLVDELTDIDNVATRARLWLEALIALPREPMLRTRAISRADVVAAMQPERIQLASFVDAWSQPDTQAGLKALIARLGK
- the nth gene encoding endonuclease III, coding for MAVAKKKPRTRRSKLTRAEITELFTRLRELNPRPTTELEYTTPFELLVAVVLSAQATDVGVNKATRKLFPVANTPAALVALGEEKLKRHIATIGLFNTKAANVIALSRTLVEQYDSQVPRTREALEALPGVGRKTANVVLNTAFGEATMAVDTHIFRVANRTGLAPGKDVRQVEDNLLHVVPEEFLRDAHHWLILHGRYTCTARKPNCPGCPIRDLCRYNEKTLAPASDAPVSRGRNLSQ
- a CDS encoding sulfurtransferase produces the protein MTGWTTLVQAETLAIALGRPDIAIVDCRFSIQNPGAGESAYLIGHLPNAVYAHLDRDLSNIGKQGVGRHPWPDAGTFTTKLGEWGISPQTQVIAYDDGEGAHAARFWFLMRELGHEKVAVLDGGWKRWTALGLPVDSSVKRPITTRYNGTFDTSRLLDADDVQQRLAAGEVLIDARGADRFRGENETIDRVAGHVPGAVSRPFPTNLDDHGRFKTPMQLADEFRALLGGKTAEETMVMCGSGVTACHHLLAMERAGLRGARLYTGSWSGWISDPSRQIATGA